From the genome of Leguminivora glycinivorella isolate SPB_JAAS2020 chromosome 26, LegGlyc_1.1, whole genome shotgun sequence, one region includes:
- the LOC125239848 gene encoding interleukin enhancer-binding factor 2 homolog isoform X2 — MVRGTGRGGRGMPGRGGMGRPPFNRPRVLLLRPPFDLTMAEPAFPRCKPAPDDSALTQALLKRHAELCPTPAEQSAVLSLVTKLQTVLDNLVVAPGDFAACQLEEVRQVGSYKKGTMMAGKNVADIVVIMKTLPTKEAVEGLSNKVTEELNKLLAAEGGGSVACSCHERGFTAQGAAAAVRVLVTTLHHNLRKLEPEVHLEYKVISSHLAAIRHSRWFEENAHHSSIKVLIRLLRDMCARHAGLEPLTPWMIDLLAHHCIMNNPQRQALPIAQAFRRALSLLAGGLFLPGCAGLSDPCEAAHARAHTALDLQAQDNAAATAQTLLRVVARGGHRYVLGLQLFEGGKDISGEITVWDGVVVSPLAPAYSDAPEPMDTDDKEEQDGVAA; from the exons ATGGTGCGAGGAACGGGTAGAGGCGGCCGTGGTATGCCGGGGCGCGGTGGCATGGGCCGCCCGCCGTTCAACAGGCCGAGGGTGCTCTTATTACGCCCTCCTTTTGATTTGACAATGGCGGAGCCTGCTTTCCCGAGATGTAAACCTGCCCCCGATGACTCTGCGCTTACACAG GCCCTGCTTAAAAGGCATGCAGAGCTATGCCCGACCCCAGCGGAGCAGTCGGCGGTCCTCAGCCTGGTGACCAAGCTGCAGACTGTGCTTGACAACCTGGTGGTGGCACCAGGAGACTTCGCTGCTTGT CAACTGGAGGAAGTGAGGCAAGTGGGCTCGTACAAGAAGGGAACTATGATGGCAGGCAAGAATGTGGCCGATATTGTGGTCATCATGAAGACGCTGCCCACTAAGGAGGCTGTTGAAGGACTGTCTAACAAG GTGACAGAAGAGCTGAACAAGTTGCTCGCAGCCGAGGGCGGGGGCTCCGTGGCGTGCAGCTGCCACGAGCGGGGCTTCACCGCGCAGGGCGCCGCGGCCGCCGTGCGCGTCCTCGTCACCACTCTTCACCACAACTTGAGGAAACTGGAGCCCGAG GTTCACCTGGAGTACAAGGTGATCAGCAGCCACCTGGCCGCCATCCGCCACAGCCGCTGGTTCGAAGAGAATGCTCACCACTCTTCCATCAAG GTGTTGATCCGCCTTCTTCGCGACATGTGCGCGCGTCACGCGGGACTCGAACCCCTGACCCCGTGGATGATCGACCTGCTTGCCCACCACTGCATCATGAACAACCCTCAGCGGCAGGCTCTGCCTATCGCCCAAGCATTCAG ACGCGCCCTGTCCCTGCTAGCCGGAGGCCTGTTCTTACCAGGCTGCGCCGGCCTCTCCgacccgtgcgaagccgcgcATGCTCGCGCCCACACCGCATTAGACCTACAGGCACAGGACAACGCCGCCGCTACGGCTCAGAC acTCCTCCGTGTCGTCGCTCGCGGTGGTCACCGCTACGTCCTCGGCCTCCAACTCTTCGAAGGAGGCAAGGACATCTCCGGGGAAATAACTGTCTGGGACGGCGTGGTGGTGTCCCCCCTCGCCCCGGCTTACAGCGACGCGCCGGAGCCCATGGACACTGATGATAAAG AAGAGCAAGATGGAGTGGCGGCTTGA
- the LOC125239770 gene encoding uncharacterized protein LOC125239770, with protein MSKTVHVVDGEASESDSEIEIGKSPTLDLQATEAFVVAGEAPESDDEGMLPTPIALPDLDVPLHVPFQAQNKLPGSLLHQKLWECNVSLRATLEGLVKHTTDIAVEKLTRADKMLLNGQESMRATNASLTLARARLKQIHTELENAHCSSALPTVRIK; from the exons ATGTCCAAAACAGTTCACGTAGTAGACGGCGAGGCTTCGGAATCGGATTCTGAAATAGAAATTGGTAAATCTCCA ACTTTGGACCTGCAAGCAACAGAGGCGTTTGTCGTTGCCGGAGAAGCCCCGGAGTCTGACGATG AAGGAATGCTGCCGACGCCTATAGCGCTACCAGATTTGGATGTACCCCTTCATGTGCCGTTCCAGGCTCAAAATAAACTGCCAGGCTCTCTGCTACACCAGAAGTTAt GGGAGTGCAACGTGTCCCTACGGGCAACTCTAGAGGGACTGGTGAAGCACACCACAGACATTGCTGTGGAGAAGCTCACTAGAGCTGACAAGATGCTGCTCAACGGACAG GAAAGCATGCGCGCAACAAACGCAAGTCTAACGCTGGCGAGGGCACGCCTCAAGCAAATACATACGGAGCTAGAAAACGCGCACTGCAGCAGCGCGTTACCTACTGTTAGGATTAAATAA
- the LOC125239848 gene encoding interleukin enhancer-binding factor 2 homolog isoform X1 yields the protein MVRGTGRGGRGMPGRGGMGRPPFNRPRVLLLRPPFDLTMAEPAFPRCKPAPDDSALTQALLKRHAELCPTPAEQSAVLSLVTKLQTVLDNLVVAPGDFAACQLEEVRQVGSYKKGTMMAGKNVADIVVIMKTLPTKEAVEGLSNKVTEELNKLLAAEGGGSVACSCHERGFTAQGAAAAVRVLVTTLHHNLRKLEPEVHLEYKVISSHLAAIRHSRWFEENAHHSSIKVLIRLLRDMCARHAGLEPLTPWMIDLLAHHCIMNNPQRQALPIAQAFRRALSLLAGGLFLPGCAGLSDPCEAAHARAHTALDLQAQDNAAATAQTLLRVVARGGHRYVLGLQLFEGGKDISGEITVWDGVVVSPLAPAYSDAPEPMDTDDKEEEQDGVAA from the exons ATGGTGCGAGGAACGGGTAGAGGCGGCCGTGGTATGCCGGGGCGCGGTGGCATGGGCCGCCCGCCGTTCAACAGGCCGAGGGTGCTCTTATTACGCCCTCCTTTTGATTTGACAATGGCGGAGCCTGCTTTCCCGAGATGTAAACCTGCCCCCGATGACTCTGCGCTTACACAG GCCCTGCTTAAAAGGCATGCAGAGCTATGCCCGACCCCAGCGGAGCAGTCGGCGGTCCTCAGCCTGGTGACCAAGCTGCAGACTGTGCTTGACAACCTGGTGGTGGCACCAGGAGACTTCGCTGCTTGT CAACTGGAGGAAGTGAGGCAAGTGGGCTCGTACAAGAAGGGAACTATGATGGCAGGCAAGAATGTGGCCGATATTGTGGTCATCATGAAGACGCTGCCCACTAAGGAGGCTGTTGAAGGACTGTCTAACAAG GTGACAGAAGAGCTGAACAAGTTGCTCGCAGCCGAGGGCGGGGGCTCCGTGGCGTGCAGCTGCCACGAGCGGGGCTTCACCGCGCAGGGCGCCGCGGCCGCCGTGCGCGTCCTCGTCACCACTCTTCACCACAACTTGAGGAAACTGGAGCCCGAG GTTCACCTGGAGTACAAGGTGATCAGCAGCCACCTGGCCGCCATCCGCCACAGCCGCTGGTTCGAAGAGAATGCTCACCACTCTTCCATCAAG GTGTTGATCCGCCTTCTTCGCGACATGTGCGCGCGTCACGCGGGACTCGAACCCCTGACCCCGTGGATGATCGACCTGCTTGCCCACCACTGCATCATGAACAACCCTCAGCGGCAGGCTCTGCCTATCGCCCAAGCATTCAG ACGCGCCCTGTCCCTGCTAGCCGGAGGCCTGTTCTTACCAGGCTGCGCCGGCCTCTCCgacccgtgcgaagccgcgcATGCTCGCGCCCACACCGCATTAGACCTACAGGCACAGGACAACGCCGCCGCTACGGCTCAGAC acTCCTCCGTGTCGTCGCTCGCGGTGGTCACCGCTACGTCCTCGGCCTCCAACTCTTCGAAGGAGGCAAGGACATCTCCGGGGAAATAACTGTCTGGGACGGCGTGGTGGTGTCCCCCCTCGCCCCGGCTTACAGCGACGCGCCGGAGCCCATGGACACTGATGATAAAG AAGAAGAGCAAGATGGAGTGGCGGCTTGA